In Asterias rubens chromosome 2, eAstRub1.3, whole genome shotgun sequence, the sequence aaataactgtGGCAAAATCTTGCGAAAATTTTACTTCTGACTCTACTTGTTTTGAGCAAAAAGACTTGTGACTTAACTCACAAAAATGATTCATgatttgacttgacttgagcaaagatgattTGCGACTCTGACTCGACTTGAGAAAAAATATTACCTGGTTACAAAAACAGTACTTTTTATGTAGAGTGCTAAGAGTCCTTGCGGCATTAGAGAGGCCTTGTGGCATTAGAGATGCATTATGAAGTGGTTTCTCAAAATTATTCTTGTGGTCAATATTATCCTCTTGCCTCATATAATCGAGCGACGTTTGTGGAGACACTGTGTGCATATAACTACCGTTGTCATTTTCAGAttgcatttgttttttcttttgtcaatCGATCTGGTATTTTAAGTGCTTAGATGGAATGAAggcttttttaaaatttatataatGAAGCAGATCGTGAAATGTCAAGGTGAGACCTGCACTGGAAGCCTCTACagaatcttaaaggaacacgttgccttggataggtcgagttggtctttgaaaagcgttagtaaccgtttgttataaaatgcatatggttggaaagatattttaaaagtagaatataatgacccacacaagtatcactcgaaattgcgtggttttccttttacctcgtcgaccaacacggtcggccatttatggtagtcaaatttttgactcccataaacgcaatttcgaggcaaatttgtgtggatcattgtattctacttttaaattatctttctaaccatgtgcattttataacaaacggttacaaacgcttttcaaagaccaactcgactgatccaaggcaacgtgttcctttaaaggtgtTTTCTATACAGATTATATGAAATGTTTTTGCTTGATTGTCTTGATGTGCATTATCGTCAAAGGCAGTCCAATTAAATATCAAAATTCctgtgttataataataataatataatattgctATGTATAAAGGACTTACCTTTAACACTAGCCCGTAGTACATTGTCTAGTGAATACTGCTACATGCTAGGACAATAAAACACCACTtctcaactaaaaaaaaaccactgcaACCTACTTTTTTTATAATGCTCATAATATTTCTTCCTTACCAGTTGTGAGTCTATCTTTTTAGAATATGTTCACACATTTTTGAGTGTCTGGAATGAAACTTTATTTGACCATTCCTCTTCACCACTTCTTTCaaacttgccctgtgggcttCCACAAACTGTGCAACCTACTTGGTTAAAATTCTCATATTTCTGTGAAttttacctttttaaaatgtactcataatttttttgagtgtcTAGTAAAATCTGCTACGGGCTAGTAAACATCTcaacttgtttatttgtttttgagtgtTTGAAATGTAACTTCTTTTGGACGTTCCTTTATCAGATGTGAACAATgacttttaaaaatagttttcaaatatttttgagtGTGGGAATATAACCCTTAACATCTAGCCCATTGTCTAGTAAAAACTTCTAcgggctagtaaacaccacctcTCCAATTGCCGTGTGGGCTACTGAAAAACTGTGCAACCTACTTTAATTTATGTAATGTgcatatgtgacccgctctgtgaaaatgagtcagatgtaggtaatttcaggaattgagttatatgcatggcaagaaagaacacatcagcagcagtaatttggtatgtgtctaagctttagGGTgtgtcgcgttgctgagttactcccgtttgtaattagccactacaccattttttttgtgaaaaacgaattacaagtaaaatgatattttaaactaccattgtgtgcaaaagacATGAAATAGTTGTATTCAAAGCTTTatggttaaccatgcaactaaatatctgtttttatttattttacattttccacattaaactgcccataacttaatattgcattgggcgacatgtgactcattttcacagagtgggtcacataatGTAATGTTTCCTTTTCAGATGTGCATATTATTAACTTTTTACAATGTGTTACATTATTTTTGAATTCATGAGTGTGACTTCttttgaacatttcatttcagatgCGAATaatgatttttgaaaaaatttgtTCATACATTTTTGATTGTGTGATAGTAACCCTTTACACTAGCCCGGTGTGTACattgtctagtaaaaactgcTCTGGGCTAGTTAACACCACCTCTCAACTTGCCATGTGGGCTACTAAAATCTGCTTGTTTAACTTCATcatatttcattttcaaatgtgTTATTGCCTTTCATAAAtgtgttgatttatttttgcaTCTGTGAATGAAACTTCACTTCACCATTCTTTCATCAGATGTGaataatgattttgtttaatttgtttttaattttctttatttatatataaatgtgttcatatattttttcctttccagatatttcttaaaatttgttttctttaagatTGTCAATGTTTAGCTCTACTTGCTGTATGTACACTTTCATCTATTGCAATCCTATTTTAATATCAAATATTCTTCTGTCAGGTGTTCTTGTGGGTTTTACTACTTGTGGCCGTTTTGGGGGAGGGGTGCCCACATGATCAATTTATCACTGAAATAAATGCTGTACAAAAAAGGTTATCATAAAGAAACTGTCATACTTAGAAAGGCCTACCCTAAATATTGAATGATTCTGTTGAAGTTAGTGTAGATGATTGGATTGGAAGTTTGAACTTTACACAGCTTTAAAACTCATCAAGGAAATTGTTGGGGTTTTTCCATTTCCTGGTTAATCAGAATTTTCTTGTAAAGTTTGAGTAGATGATTACAGATGATTTTCTGATTTTAGCCAATAGGCCTAcccatttaaattaaattgactgcttgataatattatttcttCTTAAATGTAGGGTCTAATTAAACGGAAAATATTACTTGACCCAAAGTGTTTGCCTATTATTACAAATTGTGTGCAAATCATAACAGTATGATTTTGTTCCTTAATGGTAATAGCCTAAGAGAAGtttgtttgtggtaacaccataatAATATATCTTAGCATTCTCCTGaggacgatcagagcacactgtAGAAACACTGCAGAGCACGCTGCAATTAACTGTTGAATCGTCAaccaccggctcttttcagaaccaacactactcaaaaagagatattcacatggtgtcaccgcaaacctctcttgtTATTTAGGGCATAGGCCTAACTGTATGCAGTACTTATTGATGCGTGTATACAATCACCAAATCACCAactgtgtgtttgtttttttttccaaacaggACAGACTCTATCCTAACCGGAGAGTATGCCACTGACGTCGCTCTTCCGCAACGAGCTGAAACTCACTGAGCGGAATGAGACGAGTGTGGTACGCGAGTGTCTCTTGACGGAACTCGAATTCCAGATCAAAGAGTGCGAGAATGCCAACCGGCAACGGGAGGACGAGCAGAAGAAGAAGCAGGGCGTGGCCGACTACAGCTGGCTGGCAAGCGCCCCGCCCAAATATTACTCCGTACCCCAGCTCCAGATGCTGCAACTCGAGGAACTATGCAGCGCGATTAAGTCGACGGAAACTGGTCGGATAATCAACAGATATCGAGAGTTGTTAGTGAGAGAACCCAGGGTCGAGGAGTTGCCGTTACTCATGAAAGCGGTTATGGATCAGGTGATACAAGAGCGCCCTCAGGAGGAAACACTTAGCGAGTGGGTTGTCAAAAGAACTACTAGTCTGACACGGATGCGTAATCACGTCCGCGTGTCTCCGTTGAATCTGGATGATGACGATGTTAATAATAAAGCCACTAAACGATCACTGAGCATGCCGGAGTTCAGCGCCCGGCGGACGGTGCAGCCGCGGAGCCTTGCGGAGTTTTGTACACACATAGACGACCTTCCAGTTTAACAATCACCTTGTCCGGCATGAATGGCCAATAGTGCcagtttttctatttttaatctCTCCAGAAAAATAAATCAACTCGCTTGAAGGCACAGGGTGGTTCACATGCCTCTTTTGGATGTTTCACCATTTCTTGTACTTTTTAAAGACGGTCAGATATATTTCTGGTCTACGGTCAGGAATGTGACTCTGACCGAGGCTGATTTTGGTGTTGAACACACAAAAATTGGCTCATAGTGGGACTCGAACTattgacctccagattaacgtgccggcgctcggCCAACTGAGCGATCTAGCCCTATTTTggcgatctccctattttgACTCGCCCCTTCTGGATGCTTTACAATTTCTTGTACTTTTTTAAGTTTGAGGTTAGTGAACATGTTTTCCGGGCGTGGTCTTCGTTTCTTCGAGAGGAACAGATAACGATCGTCTTGGTGAAGGGCTCACAAGACAACTTCAACAAAGACGGGAGTAAGCTATTCTTGCCTCAATGAAGTCAAAATCGAGCGTATCACATGCAATTTCTTGTTAGCTGTATGAGTTTCCCATACCCCCAGTAGTTTGCTTTGGTGCCCCCTAGGTAGAAAGAGTGAAGGTTTGGTCATAGATTGATAAATTCTCCACAACtttattgccataaaaacttggtgagaagcactgcagcttcAACTCTTTTAAGAAAGGGCCCCAAAACATTTGGAGCTCAGAaataatttttcagatttttaagGGTTGGTGTCTGTTTGCGAATGCTGCAGCCAGAGGTGTTGTTGGCAACTGCAGTTGCGTCAAACCTGGGGTGGTTTCGTAGCTCATGTGAAAATACCATgactgtttgttgctgttttctcagtaaGCAGACTCTGTAttcaactggtctttgacaattaccaaaggtgtccagtgcctttaaagacactggacactattggtaattgtcaaagactgcataatataacaaacctgttaaaatttgagctcaatcggtcgtcaaagttgcgagatatggaagaaagtgtgctttcagatgcttgatttcgagacctcaaattctaaatctgaggtctcaaaatcaaattcgtggaaaatgacttctttctcgaaaactacatcacttcagagaaggctgtttcttacaatgttttttactatcaacttctccccattactcgtaatcaagtaaggttttatgatgataattattttgaataattaccaatagtgtccactgcctttaatgcaggtATCCCAAGAATCTTCATTGATGGAAGTAGTGTCTTATAAATGAGATGCGAAGGTTAAATGCATTCCTTTTAATAAGACGAGgcattctgtaccaagaaacgtTATCCAATTATAAAATTAAGGCTTCGGTTGTTGAGTGATCAGGCCACCTTGGTTTAATTGTGTTGAGTCATTGTGGGTGAGAATTCCCTCGACAGGAAAAATACagatttgctttaaaggcactggacacctttggtaattgtcaaagagcagtattttcacttggtgtatcccaacatatgcataaaataataaacctgtgaaaatttggtcttGATTGgttaatcgaagttgcaagagaataatgaatgaaaaaaaaaaacacccttgttgcacaagtttgtgctttaggcctgaagtcttttattatactcaagtatttcagtgagaaattacctctttctcaaaaactattcctgggttgagagaagcaattatgataaagtgccttgctcaaggacaacaAGTGTGGCGTCTGACtgggccaggattcgaacccacactctgtatTATGGTACTTGAATCCGCCACCCGAGACCGCTCAGCCTCAAAGCCCCAGTTATCT encodes:
- the LOC117306965 gene encoding protein RD3-like; translation: MPLTSLFRNELKLTERNETSVVRECLLTELEFQIKECENANRQREDEQKKKQGVADYSWLASAPPKYYSVPQLQMLQLEELCSAIKSTETGRIINRYRELLVREPRVEELPLLMKAVMDQVIQERPQEETLSEWVVKRTTSLTRMRNHVRVSPLNLDDDDVNNKATKRSLSMPEFSARRTVQPRSLAEFCTHIDDLPV